The following proteins are co-located in the Apis mellifera strain DH4 linkage group LG11, Amel_HAv3.1, whole genome shotgun sequence genome:
- the LOC107965235 gene encoding phosphatidylinositol 4-phosphate 5-kinase 6-like, with amino-acid sequence MKKQSNHKLINTNNSETINQNAEHIVGKFTFWNGDIYDGEYKVNYDRFQLIKQGKGTYITDNFDVYHGDWDNDTFANGDIHIKYNNDAQYQGKIDSNGIMNGLGTYIFPDKSSIKAIWHDNIPSINIIYREPLGFAWILEDFSTNFITFSAGNHFWTDISDQSASYSSNSLDQNESN; translated from the exons atgaaaaaacaaagtaatcataaattaataaatacaaataattctgaaactataaatcaaaatgcaGAACATATAGTCGGAAAATTCACATTTTGGAACGGAGATATTTATGATGgagaatataaagtaaattacgatcgatttcaattaattaagcaAG GTAAAGGAACATATATCACTGATAATTTTGATGTTTATCACGGTGACTGGGATAATGATACATTTGCTAATGGTGATATTCATATCAA atataataacgATGCTCAATATCAAGgtaaaattgattcaaatgGAATAATGAATGGTCTAGGAACGTACATATTTCCCGATAAATCCTCCATTAAAGCCATATGGCATGATAACATaccatctataaatattatttacagagAACCACTTGGATTCGCGTGGATACTCGAAGACTTCTcaacaaat TTCATTACGTTTTCCGCTGGAAATCATTTTTGGACCGATATATCTGACCAAAGTGCCTCTTACTCCAGTAATTCTTTAGATCAAAATGAATCAAATTGA
- the LOC100576742 gene encoding integrin beta-nu isoform X1, translating to MRNLLESLLFLIFLCREWREIENVKTKILRLCISQNTCENCLQASSSCAWCSDWFYSNSTIGRPRCNVPERLKEFGCSPEKIHTTPLESMTLLEDSDFQDMEADHTPIQLRPQRVNIRIPPYSKMTIPIRYRLAKNYPLDLYYLMDLTWSMKDDKETLVSLGGDMSRRIGKFTNKYRLGFGSYADKPVMPYILPGHEKNPCVSEHAVCSSIYSYWHHLRLTDDIQRFITKVNNSLVTGNADNLEGALDGIVQTIVCTEQVGWEHQARKIILVVTDGHLHFAGDGKLGGIVKRQDFKCHLDERQQYFLASEFDYASLAELSRLLQEHKINLIFAVTRDLLDEYEETVKLLREKARVAILTSDSSNILDIIESSYHQITSKVILKDNSSSPLKMKYFSNCGKGNVSGWNIAECDGIEDGKVYDFQVVLSFDECPKDENLWKQTVIIEDALASEASKIIIDIELFCGCNYCKNIENSYCQHGTNECGLCECDIGWSGEICDCDETSSVNNIQQCVERNSTKMCHERGECVCGKCFCDDGYKGKFCECSVCDKIDGIECSNKGTCQCGICQCIDGWKGNACQCPSTDDLCIAPGSQEVCSGNGYCDCGECRCNATTTDGFKYRGTYCESSISSGGSGLCVLYDACVNATVENPDKADEFCRANNTIYNIERVKSVDKGNEHYCIVKSMKEKTTCSISYIYEFKKNNVVILKIENKLCNTSYTAVIGSVITIATLCFGFILLLIWKCWISIKDKKEYEKFKIEQEKYTKLYQNPLFKPATSYYQVPSRLKEN from the exons ATGAGAAATCTATTGGAATCGTTGTTGTTTCTGATTTTTCTTTGTCGCGAGTGGAGAGAGATCGAGAATGTGAAAACGAAGATACTAAGATTGTGCATATCTCAGAACACATGCGAGAATTGTCTGCAGGCCAGTTCTTCTTGTGCTTGGTGCAGCGATTGG TTCTACTCGAATTCAACGATTGGAAGACCACGATGCAACGTGCCAGAAAGATTGAAGGAGTTCGGTTGTTCGCCAGAAAAGATCCATACAACTCCACTTGAATCGATGACTTTACTCGAGGATTCGGATTTTCAAGACATGGAAGCTGACCATACACCGATACAGTTACGCCCCCAAAGAGTAAACATTAGAATTCCGCCATATTCCAAGATGACGATCCCAATTCGTTATCGACTGGCCAA AAATTATCCATTAGACTTGTATTACCTTATGGACTTGACGTGGTCGATGAAGGATGACAAGGAGACTCTTGTCAGTTTGGGAGGAGATATGAGTCGAAGAATTGGCAAATTTACCAATAAATATCGTCTGGGTTTTGGTAGCTACGCCGATAAACCTGTGATGCCGTACATTCTTCCAGGACATGAGAAAAATCCTTGCGTGAGCGAGCACGCTGTTTGCTCTTCTATTTATTCGTATTGGCATCATTTAAGGTTAACCGATGACATTCAACGATTCATCACCAAA GTAAATAACAGCTTGGTGACGGGGAACGCAGATAATTTGGAAGGAGCATTGGATGGAATCGTACAAACGATCGTTTGCACCGAACAAGTTGGTTGGGAACATCAAgcacgaaaaattattctggTTGTCACGGATGGACATTTACATTTCGCTGGTGATGGAAAG CTAGGCGGTATTGTAAAACGCCAGGACTTCAAGTGTCATCTCGACGAACGTCAACAGTACTTTTTAGCCTCGGAATTCGATTATGCCTCATTGGCAGAATTGTCAAGATTGTTACAAGAGCACAAGATCAATTTGATATTCGCTGTGACGAGAGATTTGCTCGATGAATACGAGGAGACCGTCAAGTTGTTGAGAGAAAAGGCGAGGGTGGCGATCTTGACAAGTGACAGTTCGAATATTCTGGATATCATTGAGAGTTCGTATCACCAAATTACATCGAAAGTGATTTTAAAAGACAATTCATCGAGCCCattaaagatgaaatatttttcaaattgtggCAAGGGAAATGTTTCGGGATGGAACATTGCCGAATGCGATGGTATAGAGGACGGGAAGGTGTACGATTTCCAGGTTGTTCTGTCTTTCGATGAATGTCCAAAAGATGAGAATTTATGG AAACAAACGGTTATAATCGAGGATGCATTGGCTTCTGAAGCatcaaagataataattgaCATTGAACTTTTTTGCGGTtgcaattattgtaaaaatattgaaaattcttattgCCAACACGGAACGAACGAGTGCGGCTTATGCGAATGTGACATTGGCTGGTCCG GCGAAATATGCGATTGCGACGAGACTTCATCGGTGAATAATATACAACAATGCGTTGAACGTAATTCGACCAAGATGTGCCATGAGAGGGGGGAATGCGTTTGTGGAAAATGCTTCTGCGATGATGGATACAAAGGAAAATTTTGTGAATGTTCTGTATGCGATAAG ATAGATGGAATCGAATGCTCGAATAAGGGCACTTGCCAGTGTGGTATTTGCCAATGCATAGACGGTTGGAAAGGGAACGCTTGTCAATGTCCATCGACCGACGATCTCTGTATAGCGCCAGGAAGCCAAGAAGTTTGCTCCGGTAACGGATACTGCGACTGTGGAGAATGTCG ATGCAATGCCACCACTACAGATGGATTCAAATATCGGGGTACTTATTGCGAGTCATCGATAAGCAGCGGTGGTAGTGGCCTCTGTGTTCTTTACGATGCATGCGTTAATGCCACGGTTGAAAATCCAGACAAAGCAGATGAATTTTGTCGGGCGAATAACACCATTTACAATATTGAAAGAGTAAAATCTGTCGATAAAG gAAATGAACATTATTGTATCGTGAAATCGATGAAGGAGAAAACGACTTGTTCCATAAGTtacatttatgaatttaaaaaaaataacgtagttattttgaaaattgaaaataag cTATGCAATACTTCGTATACGGCAGTCATTGGATCTGTAATTACTATCGCAACATTATGTTTCGGATTTATTTTGCTACTAATTTGGAA ATGTTGGATTTCTATAAAAGACAAAAAGGAATATGAAAAGTTCAAGATAGAGCAAGAAAAGTATACTAAATTGTATCAAAATCCTTTGTTTAAACCTGCCACGAGTTATTATCAAGTTCCATCAAGATTGAAAGAAAACTGA
- the LOC552715 gene encoding U5 small nuclear ribonucleoprotein 40 kDa protein: MPILDKRKGDDILALVPASKRTKNEVVFSSREKAVVQNGPPRTSSLFAPIMLLEGHQGDIFSLEFHPEGQYLASTGFDRQIFIWNVYGECENISVMTGHSGAIMELHFSPDGNHLYTASTDMTLGLWDIAVGTRIKKLKGHTSFVNSVSGARRGLTQLCSGSDDSTIRVWDPRKRGQCYTLNNTYQLTAVTFNDTAEQVISGGIDNDIKVWDLRKNSILYKLKGHSDTITGLSLSPDGSYILSNAMDNTLRIWDVRPFAPYERCVKILSGHQHNFEKNLLRCAWSLDGSKVSAGSSDRFHYIWDTTSRRILYKLPGHNGSVNDIDFHPKEPIVCSGSSDKQIYLGEIETTQ; the protein is encoded by the exons atgccAATTTTAGATAAACGTAAAGGAGATGATATTTTGGCATTAGTTCCTGCTtcaaaaagaacgaaaaatgaAGTGGTTTTTAGTAGTAGAGAAAAAGCGGTCGtacaaaat GGCCCACCTAGAACATCTTCTTTGTTTGCACCTATTATGCTTCTTGAAGGACATCAAggagatatattttctctcgAATTTCATCCAGAGGGTCAATATCTTGCCTCAACTGGCTTTGATAGACAAATTt ttATTTGGAATGTATATGGAGagtgtgaaaatatttctgtaatgACTGGACATAGTGGAGCAATTATGGAATTACATTTTAGTCCTGATGGCAATCATTTATATACTGCTAGTACAGATATGACATTAGGTTTATGGGATATAGCTGTTGGAActagaataaaaaaacttaaaggTCATACTTCTTTTGTGAATTCTGTATCTGGAGCAAGGAGAGGTCTTACACAACTTTGTTCAGGAAGTGATGATAGCACAATACGTGTTTGGGATCCCAGAAAAAGAGGACAATGttatactttaaataacaCATATCaa ctTACTGCTGTAACATTTAATGATACAGCAGAACAAGTAATAAGTGGTGGAAtagataatgatataaaagtatgggatttaagaaaaaattcaattctttataaaCTAAAAGGGCATTCTGATACAATAACTGGATTAAGTCTTAGTCCAGATGgttcttatatattatctaatgcTATGGATAATACATTAAGAATTTGGGATGTAAGACCATTTGCTCCTTATGAACGTTgtgtaaaaattctttctggaCATCAGCATAACTTTGAAAag aatcttctgAGATGTGCATGGTCATTAGATGGTAGTAAAGTATCAGCTGGATCATCAGAtagatttcattatatttgggATACTACAAGTCGTaggatattatacaaattgccTGGTCATAATGGCTCTGTTAATGATATTGATTTCCATCCAAAAGAACCAATTg TTTGTTCTGGTTCCAgtgataaacaaatatatttaggTGAAATAGAAACtacacaataa
- the LOC100576773 gene encoding epidermal retinol dehydrogenase 2, whose protein sequence is MYLFNELIYTYIRGSLNMNTVRSIVIQWLHRKYLPRIQVHNTLYVSVIPWKQQLRFYADYPTHVKVQFPTLSSTVETSTIVSWFKKEGDKLNKGDLLAKIKTEEETIIFETPDEGYLAKIIVPAGTKNVCTGKLICIIVPDKDSVAAFKDFEDSPSSIVPVPRTIASTLPSVQKKPIMSFFVAAGAFVIFLFWSVIFSIKDIFKSLIPLKYKMKSIDGEIILVTGGAGGIGKLICLMLANLGAIVVVWDINKAGMEETVKLARTAGGTCYGYVCDLCDKEDIYKKAELVKKEVGKVTILINNAGVGRRFKFLDVTDKLLKRTIDVNVMSHFWMTKAFLPSMLEDNKGHIVSIASLAGFVGVPYFVDYCTSKFAIIGFEEALHMELIADGYDINMTVICPFFISSTGMYSEVCPKFLPRLLPNKVADRVVTALRCNEKLVIIPGYIRFLVATKWFFPWSSVVMFVQNLFKNTTNTPNITSRKKKKITPRTKDPDT, encoded by the exons ATGTATTTGTTTAATGaattgatatatacatatattcgagGTTCTCTAAACATGAATACTGTAAGATCAATAGTTATACAATGGcttcatagaaaatatttaccaag AATTCAGGTTCACAATACTTTATACGTTTCGGTAATTCCATGGAAGCAACAGTTAAGATTTTATGCAGATTATCCAACCCATGTAAAAGTACAGTTTCCTACATTATCATCAACTGTGGAAACAAGTACCATTGTCAGTTGGTTCAAAAAGGAAg gTGATAAATTGAACAAAGGTGATTTACTCGCTAAAATTAAAACTGAGGAGGAAACAATAATCTTTGAAACACCGGATGAAGGATACTTAGCAAAGATCATAGTACCTGCAGGAACAAAGAATGTTTGTACtggtaaattaatttgtataattgtgCCAGATAAAGATAGCGTTGCTGCCTTCAAAGATTTTGAAGATTCTCCATCCTCGATTGTTCCTGTTCCAAGAACAATTGCCTCTACATTACCTTCTGTCCAAAAAAAACCAATAATGTCGTTCTTCGTCGCTGCAGGGGCATtcgttattttccttttttggtCTGTAATATTTAGCATCAAAGATATATTCAAATCCTTGATcccattgaaatataaaatgaaaagcaTCGACGGGGAAATCATTCTGGTGACTGGTGGTGCTGGTGGTATAGGAAAGCTAATCTGCCTCATGTTGGCCAATCTCGGTGCTATCGTTGTCGTCTGGGACATTAATAAGGCTG GTATGGAAGAAACTGTTAAGTTGGCGAGGACCGCGGGAGGTACTTGTTATGGTTATGTTTGCGATTTGTGCGACAAGGAAGATATTTACAAGAAAGCGGAACTAGTTAAGAAGGAAGTTGGAAAG gttactattttaataaataacgccGGCGTGGGACGCAGATTCAAGTTCTTAGATGTGACTGACAAACTTCTTAAACGAACGATAGACGTGAACGTGATGAGTCACTTTTGG atgACGAAAGCGTTCTTACCATCGATGCTGGAAGATAACAAAGGTCATATTGTAAGTATCGCAAGTTTAGCTGGATTTGTAGGAGTACCGTATTTTGTGGATTATTGCACCTCAAAATTCGCTATAATCGGATTCGAGGAAGCTCTTCACATGgagttaatt gcTGATGGATATGACATCAATATGACCGTGATATGTCCGTTTTTCATTTCAAGTACTGGCATGTACAGTGAAGTTTGTCCTAA ATTTTTACCGAGGCTTTTGCCGAATAAAGTGGCGGATCGAGTAGTGACTGCTTTGAGATGCAATGAAAAACTCGTTATAATTCCTGGTTACATACGCTTTCTCGTTGCTACAAAATg gTTTTTTCCATGGTCTAGCGTAGTTATGTTcgtacaaaatttattcaaaaacacAACAAATACACCGAACATTACTAgtcgtaagaaaaaaaaaattactccaAGAACTAAAGATCCAGACACCTGA
- the LOC100576646 gene encoding dihydrolipoyllysine-residue acetyltransferase component of pyruvate dehydrogenase complex, mitochondrial: MIRTTTGVRNELARTILRSSVRTNIVRSVVIRCLHRKYLQRIQVHNTLHLSITPWKQQLRFYADYPIHVKVQLPALSPTMETGTIVSWLKKEGDKLNEGDLLAEIETDKATMGFETPEEGYLAKILIPAGTKNIPIGKLVCIIVADEGSIAAFKDFKDDVPPPPPPVPPTPTPTPPTPVAAPPIAAPTPTPTPPPTVPSPTVPSIPLPETRIMISPWAKKLATEKGLSLEGIKGTGLYGSITSKDLEGAPLLSAARPAVAPAVAPTVAPVPSAEGVDIPVSNIRAVIAKRLLESKQTIPHYYLTVDIKMDAALEMRERFNKILEKEKVKLSINDIIIKGMAMACKKVPEGNSSWLGEVIRQYNNVDVSVAVSTDTGLITPIVFGADTKGIVQISKDVKVLATKAREGKLKPQEFQGGTITVSNLGMFGIKNFSAIINPPQSIILAVGSTETRLIPAKNEKGYTSSQFMSVTASCDHRTVDGAIGAQWLSVFKNFMENPTSMLL, encoded by the exons ATGATACGAACGACAACGGGTGTACGTAATGAATTGGCACGTACAATATTACGAAGTTCTGTACGGACGAATATCGTAAGATCTGTAGTCATACGATGTCTTCacagaaaatatttacaaag AATTCAGGTTCATAATACTTTACATCTTTCGATAACTCCATGGAAGCAACAGTTAAGATTTTATGCAGATTATCCAATCCATGTAAAAGTACAACTTCCTGCATTATCACCTACTATGGAAACAGGTACCATTGTCAGTTGGCTCAAAAAGGAAG gtgATAAATTGAATGAAGGTGATTTACTTGCTGAAATTGAAACGGATAAAGCAACAATGGGCTTTGAAACACCAGAGGAAGGGTATTTAGCAAAGATTCTAATACCTGCaggaacaaaaaatattcctattGGCAAATTAGTTTGCATAATTGTCGCAGATGAAGGTAGTATTGCTGCCttcaaagattttaaagatgatgttccaccaccaccaccaccagttCCACCAACACCAACACCAACACCACCTACTCCTGTCGCTGCTCCACCAATTGCTGCTCCTACACCAACACCAACTCCTCCACCTACTGTACCATCACCTACAGTACCTTCTATCCCACTGCCAGAAACTAGAATAATGATTAGTCCATGGGCTAAAAAACTTGCAACTGAGAAAGGTCTCAGTTTGgag ggtATAAAAGGCACAGGATTATATGGAAGCATAACATCTAAAGATTTAGAAGGTGCACCACTTTTAAGTGCAGCTCGACCTGCAGTAGCACCTGCAGTAGCACCTACAGTAGCACCAGTTCCATCTGCAGAAGGAGTTGATATTCCTGTGTCTAATATTCGTGCAGTAATTGCAAAACGTTTACTAGAAAGTAAACAAACAATTCCACATTATTATTTGACAgtagatataaaaatggatGCTGCTCTTGAAATGCGAGAGcgatttaataagatattggaaaaagagaaagtaaaacttagtataaatgatattatcatCAAGGGAATGGCAATGGCTTGCAAAAAGGTACCTGAAGGTAATAGTTCATGGTTAGGAGAAGTTATTAGACA atataataatgttgATGTAAGTGTAGCAGTAAGTACAGATACAGGTCTAATTACACCAATAGTTTTTGGAGCAGATACAAAAGGTATAGTTCAAATAAGTAAAGATGTAAAAGTATTAGCGACGAAAGcaagagaaggaaaattaaaaccaCAAGAATTCCAAGGAGGAACTATTACTGTATCGAATTTAGGAATGTTTGGcattaaaaacttttctgCTATTATAAATCCTCCTCAATCAATCATTCTAGCTGTAGGTTCAACTGAAACAAGATTAATACCTGCCAAAAATGAGAAAGG atacacAAGTTCTCAATTTATGTCTGTAACTGCCAGTTGCGATCATCGTACTGTAGATGGTGCCATAGGCGCACAATGGTTATCAgtctttaagaattttatggaaaatccAACATCTATGTTATTGTAG
- the LOC100576742 gene encoding integrin beta-nu isoform X2: MDLTWSMKDDKETLVSLGGDMSRRIGKFTNKYRLGFGSYADKPVMPYILPGHEKNPCVSEHAVCSSIYSYWHHLRLTDDIQRFITKVNNSLVTGNADNLEGALDGIVQTIVCTEQVGWEHQARKIILVVTDGHLHFAGDGKLGGIVKRQDFKCHLDERQQYFLASEFDYASLAELSRLLQEHKINLIFAVTRDLLDEYEETVKLLREKARVAILTSDSSNILDIIESSYHQITSKVILKDNSSSPLKMKYFSNCGKGNVSGWNIAECDGIEDGKVYDFQVVLSFDECPKDENLWKQTVIIEDALASEASKIIIDIELFCGCNYCKNIENSYCQHGTNECGLCECDIGWSGEICDCDETSSVNNIQQCVERNSTKMCHERGECVCGKCFCDDGYKGKFCECSVCDKIDGIECSNKGTCQCGICQCIDGWKGNACQCPSTDDLCIAPGSQEVCSGNGYCDCGECRCNATTTDGFKYRGTYCESSISSGGSGLCVLYDACVNATVENPDKADEFCRANNTIYNIERVKSVDKGNEHYCIVKSMKEKTTCSISYIYEFKKNNVVILKIENKLCNTSYTAVIGSVITIATLCFGFILLLIWKCWISIKDKKEYEKFKIEQEKYTKLYQNPLFKPATSYYQVPSRLKEN; the protein is encoded by the exons ATGGACTTGACGTGGTCGATGAAGGATGACAAGGAGACTCTTGTCAGTTTGGGAGGAGATATGAGTCGAAGAATTGGCAAATTTACCAATAAATATCGTCTGGGTTTTGGTAGCTACGCCGATAAACCTGTGATGCCGTACATTCTTCCAGGACATGAGAAAAATCCTTGCGTGAGCGAGCACGCTGTTTGCTCTTCTATTTATTCGTATTGGCATCATTTAAGGTTAACCGATGACATTCAACGATTCATCACCAAA GTAAATAACAGCTTGGTGACGGGGAACGCAGATAATTTGGAAGGAGCATTGGATGGAATCGTACAAACGATCGTTTGCACCGAACAAGTTGGTTGGGAACATCAAgcacgaaaaattattctggTTGTCACGGATGGACATTTACATTTCGCTGGTGATGGAAAG CTAGGCGGTATTGTAAAACGCCAGGACTTCAAGTGTCATCTCGACGAACGTCAACAGTACTTTTTAGCCTCGGAATTCGATTATGCCTCATTGGCAGAATTGTCAAGATTGTTACAAGAGCACAAGATCAATTTGATATTCGCTGTGACGAGAGATTTGCTCGATGAATACGAGGAGACCGTCAAGTTGTTGAGAGAAAAGGCGAGGGTGGCGATCTTGACAAGTGACAGTTCGAATATTCTGGATATCATTGAGAGTTCGTATCACCAAATTACATCGAAAGTGATTTTAAAAGACAATTCATCGAGCCCattaaagatgaaatatttttcaaattgtggCAAGGGAAATGTTTCGGGATGGAACATTGCCGAATGCGATGGTATAGAGGACGGGAAGGTGTACGATTTCCAGGTTGTTCTGTCTTTCGATGAATGTCCAAAAGATGAGAATTTATGG AAACAAACGGTTATAATCGAGGATGCATTGGCTTCTGAAGCatcaaagataataattgaCATTGAACTTTTTTGCGGTtgcaattattgtaaaaatattgaaaattcttattgCCAACACGGAACGAACGAGTGCGGCTTATGCGAATGTGACATTGGCTGGTCCG GCGAAATATGCGATTGCGACGAGACTTCATCGGTGAATAATATACAACAATGCGTTGAACGTAATTCGACCAAGATGTGCCATGAGAGGGGGGAATGCGTTTGTGGAAAATGCTTCTGCGATGATGGATACAAAGGAAAATTTTGTGAATGTTCTGTATGCGATAAG ATAGATGGAATCGAATGCTCGAATAAGGGCACTTGCCAGTGTGGTATTTGCCAATGCATAGACGGTTGGAAAGGGAACGCTTGTCAATGTCCATCGACCGACGATCTCTGTATAGCGCCAGGAAGCCAAGAAGTTTGCTCCGGTAACGGATACTGCGACTGTGGAGAATGTCG ATGCAATGCCACCACTACAGATGGATTCAAATATCGGGGTACTTATTGCGAGTCATCGATAAGCAGCGGTGGTAGTGGCCTCTGTGTTCTTTACGATGCATGCGTTAATGCCACGGTTGAAAATCCAGACAAAGCAGATGAATTTTGTCGGGCGAATAACACCATTTACAATATTGAAAGAGTAAAATCTGTCGATAAAG gAAATGAACATTATTGTATCGTGAAATCGATGAAGGAGAAAACGACTTGTTCCATAAGTtacatttatgaatttaaaaaaaataacgtagttattttgaaaattgaaaataag cTATGCAATACTTCGTATACGGCAGTCATTGGATCTGTAATTACTATCGCAACATTATGTTTCGGATTTATTTTGCTACTAATTTGGAA ATGTTGGATTTCTATAAAAGACAAAAAGGAATATGAAAAGTTCAAGATAGAGCAAGAAAAGTATACTAAATTGTATCAAAATCCTTTGTTTAAACCTGCCACGAGTTATTATCAAGTTCCATCAAGATTGAAAGAAAACTGA